A genomic stretch from Terriglobus sp. RCC_193 includes:
- a CDS encoding ROK family protein, with protein MAEPARPAQLRKTNQRLLLHLIREHSPCSRADLARISGLAVPTVTLAVSDLIERGLVADDGEGISSGGRPPAMLRFNASHGYVAAADIGGTRVRMMLADLNGNPVAEWEDNLTEKGKTPRGVIAHIRQGLDAMLNTLPEKRKILHITAGAPGITDIDRGVVLAAPNLSGWNDVSFKTLLERDLNIPAGVDNDVNLASVGEYAEGVARGVDDFIFIAIGTGVGAGIFLRGALHRGANWSAGEIGYLPVVGMNRQRVRMRDTGQLERVIGGEGIELQWRTLLRQAGVTDRARMQLRATQIFDLAQEGDNIAEQVLENTSRVLADSLSSISLLFNPELIVLGGGVGAHPALCSATDRCLRENDFALPRLRSSSLGTKAQLFGAISQSLAATETKLLF; from the coding sequence ATGGCCGAACCCGCGCGTCCGGCGCAGTTGCGCAAGACCAATCAACGGCTGCTGCTGCACCTGATTCGGGAACATTCCCCCTGCTCTCGCGCCGACCTTGCACGTATCTCCGGATTGGCTGTCCCTACTGTCACGCTGGCAGTATCTGACCTGATCGAGCGTGGCCTTGTAGCGGACGACGGAGAGGGCATCTCCTCTGGTGGTCGACCGCCGGCCATGCTGCGCTTCAATGCTTCGCACGGTTACGTGGCCGCAGCCGACATTGGCGGTACGCGAGTGCGCATGATGCTTGCGGATCTGAACGGCAATCCGGTTGCCGAGTGGGAAGACAATCTCACAGAAAAAGGAAAGACGCCGCGCGGCGTCATCGCTCATATCCGTCAAGGTCTTGATGCGATGCTGAACACGCTGCCGGAAAAACGCAAGATCCTTCACATCACCGCCGGTGCTCCCGGCATCACTGACATTGATCGCGGAGTTGTACTGGCCGCCCCCAATCTCTCAGGCTGGAACGACGTTTCCTTTAAGACTTTGTTGGAACGTGATCTGAACATCCCTGCTGGTGTAGACAATGATGTGAACCTCGCTTCGGTGGGTGAGTATGCGGAGGGCGTGGCACGCGGGGTTGATGACTTCATCTTCATTGCAATCGGGACAGGAGTGGGCGCCGGTATCTTTCTGCGAGGCGCACTTCACCGCGGTGCAAACTGGTCCGCGGGAGAAATTGGCTATCTCCCTGTCGTAGGCATGAACCGTCAGCGTGTTCGCATGCGCGATACAGGACAACTTGAGCGCGTCATTGGTGGCGAAGGAATTGAGCTTCAATGGAGGACGCTTCTTCGGCAGGCGGGAGTAACCGACCGAGCACGCATGCAACTGCGCGCAACGCAGATCTTCGATCTCGCGCAGGAAGGCGACAACATAGCCGAACAGGTTCTTGAGAACACGTCCCGAGTATTGGCGGACAGTCTCAGCAGTATCTCGCTGCTCTTTAACCCGGAACTGATTGTGCTGGGTGGAGGCGTGGGTGCACACCCGGCGCTCTGTAGCGCTACTGATCGATGTTTACGCGAAAACGATTTCGCGCTGCCGCGCTTGCGTTCTTCTTCTCTGGGCACAAAAGCCCAGTTGTTCGGAGCCATTTCGCAATCTCTTGCTGCGACCGAAACGAAGCTGCTGTTCTGA
- a CDS encoding PIG-L family deacetylase, with protein MFVCCIPLAVVAVQASAQTPVPEPMKIAVDASYAQPLPIERGAPGLAETLRKLHTRASLIQINAHPDDEDGGMLAYESRGVGADVSLLALNRGEGGQNVMTGDFWDQLGILRTMEHQAANRYYGSHLFYTRVADFGFSKTLEEALKQWNHDRVLEDVVRVVRTVRPMVVTSVFAGYVSDGHGHHQTAGVMAQEVFNAAADPKMFPDQIKEGLLPWKPLKVYARVPFAQVTPKGIFDYATNKWEPVAFKNYVTGEPIQGVPATTVTVPESEYNALYGRNYLQVAREGLNEQKSQTGGVAIPPPGKFDSPYHLYASRVTSTLPTHEESFFDGIDTSLPGIAGYLPAGAQATVRTKLQAITATVDEATQKYNANDPSTSAPALAKGLSLTRDLITELKAAKLPDEARHNALHELQVKEGQFNFALGQALGVSLIASVQTSATGAARSGPMGGGDNVFSTASGSPTAIPGQALLVGVHVAAQGSQPLQVDSVALSPNTGGDWKLTEQKGITSTIAAGTAQDAYVAATVPVNAPYTAPYFERPNLEQSYYNLTSPQYVTLPVMSYPLTAIATYTYNGVKGNLRSVVQTAHRYNGLGVVMEPLLVAPAISVRVTPPAGVMPLKAGSVSLDVTVHSSVKGTAQGTLELKLPSGWTASPATQTFATKREGEDTNLHFVITPKNVEAKTYEIAAVAKYAGKEYTSGFQTIGYPGITPYPQYREAKFRTTGVDVTVAPDLKVAYIMGTGEEVPQSLKDIGIKVTQLSSDDIAKADLNGYDCIILGIRTYAARPELRTYNQRLLDYVKNGGVVVSEYQSPEYERDFAPYVIPVTREAEKVVEEDAKVSILKPNDPLLTWPNHIVSTDFDSWVEERGHGFPGAFDPRYIALTEVHDQGQDPQQGGLVYAQSGKGYYVYLAYAFFRQMPEGVPGSFRIMANLISAKKNPGLAH; from the coding sequence ATGTTCGTTTGCTGCATACCGCTCGCCGTCGTCGCGGTGCAGGCGAGTGCGCAAACACCTGTGCCTGAGCCGATGAAGATTGCGGTGGACGCGTCTTACGCGCAGCCCTTGCCGATTGAACGAGGTGCTCCTGGGCTTGCGGAGACACTTCGCAAGTTGCATACGCGGGCAAGCCTGATCCAGATCAACGCCCACCCGGATGACGAGGACGGCGGCATGTTGGCCTACGAAAGCCGTGGTGTCGGTGCGGATGTATCCCTGTTGGCCTTGAATCGTGGCGAGGGTGGTCAGAATGTGATGACGGGTGACTTCTGGGACCAGCTTGGCATCCTGCGCACCATGGAGCATCAGGCAGCCAACCGCTACTACGGATCGCACCTCTTCTACACGCGTGTGGCGGACTTTGGTTTTTCGAAAACGCTTGAAGAGGCTCTGAAGCAGTGGAACCACGACCGCGTTCTGGAAGATGTGGTACGCGTCGTACGAACGGTGCGCCCAATGGTTGTGACCAGCGTCTTCGCAGGGTATGTTTCTGACGGACACGGGCATCATCAGACAGCTGGTGTGATGGCGCAGGAAGTGTTCAATGCTGCGGCCGATCCGAAGATGTTTCCGGATCAGATCAAAGAAGGTCTTTTGCCGTGGAAGCCGTTGAAGGTATATGCGCGCGTTCCCTTCGCGCAGGTTACGCCGAAGGGCATCTTCGACTATGCAACCAACAAATGGGAGCCTGTCGCGTTTAAGAACTACGTCACTGGAGAGCCAATCCAGGGCGTGCCGGCGACAACTGTGACTGTTCCGGAGAGCGAGTACAACGCTTTGTACGGTCGCAACTATCTGCAGGTGGCGCGCGAAGGTTTGAATGAACAGAAATCGCAGACAGGGGGCGTGGCAATTCCGCCACCGGGAAAATTTGATAGCCCGTATCACCTGTATGCATCGCGTGTAACGTCGACGTTGCCTACGCATGAAGAGTCTTTCTTCGACGGCATCGATACTTCGTTGCCAGGTATCGCAGGATATCTGCCAGCGGGCGCGCAGGCCACGGTACGCACGAAACTACAGGCGATCACTGCAACCGTTGACGAGGCGACACAGAAGTACAACGCGAATGATCCATCGACGAGCGCACCGGCGTTGGCAAAAGGCCTGTCTTTGACGCGGGATCTGATTACGGAACTGAAGGCTGCGAAGCTGCCGGATGAGGCTCGTCACAACGCGTTGCACGAGTTGCAGGTGAAGGAAGGGCAGTTCAACTTCGCGCTGGGACAGGCACTTGGTGTGTCGCTGATTGCGAGTGTGCAGACGTCAGCTACGGGAGCAGCGCGATCTGGTCCAATGGGGGGCGGCGACAATGTCTTCTCCACCGCGTCTGGCAGTCCGACAGCAATTCCGGGACAGGCGCTGTTGGTGGGCGTGCATGTCGCGGCGCAGGGAAGTCAGCCATTGCAGGTCGATTCCGTTGCATTGTCACCCAATACTGGTGGCGATTGGAAATTGACGGAGCAGAAGGGAATTACCAGCACAATCGCAGCAGGGACAGCGCAGGATGCGTATGTAGCTGCAACGGTACCGGTGAATGCACCATACACTGCGCCTTACTTTGAGCGCCCCAATCTTGAGCAGAGCTACTACAACCTGACGTCGCCGCAGTATGTCACGTTGCCGGTGATGTCCTATCCACTCACAGCGATTGCCACTTACACCTATAACGGGGTGAAGGGTAATCTCCGCAGCGTAGTGCAGACGGCGCATCGTTACAACGGTCTTGGCGTCGTGATGGAACCGCTGCTGGTGGCTCCTGCGATCAGCGTGCGGGTGACCCCGCCAGCCGGTGTTATGCCCTTGAAGGCTGGCAGCGTGTCGCTGGACGTGACGGTACATTCCAGCGTGAAGGGAACAGCACAGGGAACGCTGGAACTGAAGCTGCCAAGTGGATGGACAGCTTCTCCTGCGACACAGACCTTTGCTACCAAGCGTGAAGGAGAAGATACCAACCTGCACTTCGTGATCACACCGAAAAATGTGGAAGCGAAGACATACGAAATTGCCGCCGTGGCGAAGTATGCCGGCAAAGAATATACGAGCGGATTTCAAACTATTGGATATCCCGGTATTACACCCTATCCACAGTACCGAGAGGCGAAGTTTCGCACGACGGGCGTAGACGTAACGGTGGCCCCCGATCTGAAGGTGGCGTACATCATGGGAACGGGCGAGGAAGTACCGCAGTCGTTGAAGGACATCGGCATTAAGGTAACGCAGCTTTCCAGTGACGACATCGCTAAGGCTGACCTCAATGGATACGACTGCATCATCCTGGGCATTCGCACATATGCGGCACGACCGGAGCTTCGCACTTACAATCAGCGCCTGCTGGATTACGTGAAAAATGGTGGTGTCGTGGTAAGTGAGTATCAGTCTCCGGAGTATGAGCGAGACTTTGCCCCCTATGTAATTCCCGTGACCCGCGAGGCGGAGAAGGTAGTGGAAGAAGATGCTAAGGTGAGCATCCTGAAGCCGAATGACCCTTTGCTTACTTGGCCAAACCATATCGTTTCCACTGACTTCGACAGCTGGGTAGAAGAACGCGGTCACGGATTCCCCGGAGCGTTCGATCCAAGGTATATTGCGCTGACCGAAGTGCACGATCAAGGGCAAGATCCGCAGCAGGGCGGCCTGGTCTATGCGCAATCCGGAAAAGGCTATTACGTATATCTTGCCTACGCATTCTTCCGGCAAATGCCAGAAGGAGTACCAGGAAGCTTCCGCATAATGGCTAACCTGATCAGCGCCAAGAAGAACCCGGGCTTAGCACACTGA
- a CDS encoding CehA/McbA family metallohydrolase, giving the protein MAALQSGLTRRGFLVLGSAFASGRFCSALEPEIRQIPTQPYFAAVNRAIQALSHLGSPISSTDAEQIVILTQRNDVAAINKAEEILSHYTLAQLSLSADGAPQITAGNAPRQLVEQGWRMFLVRIENERVQKGSLVFTSGTRTIGNLEIVSKGAAQRTALADVLNKGPMIEKMWFAMELYEPTPVVSGGIEVQTIPLPEIPIEYHVVQLFSRDRGQRTTSFSLNALSSSNDRVFHPARRQFDFECLPSHEVQLRILDTNGRSCFASLIIKDKLNRLYPPKAMRLAPDLFFQEQIYRADGETVRLPEGEYIIQCGRGPEYLRIMQTVIIDGPSSMIDVKLERWIDPSKWGLYSGDTHIHAAGCSHYERPTEGVGPETLIRHIRGEALTIGDALNWGPSWYYQKQFFSGNAESPTAILEHPELQKAYGVTLQPQTTREDTESIIRYDVEVSQFPSSHAGHLVLLQLKEQDYPDAPLIEDWPSWNLPILKWVRSQGAYGGYAHCGLGMEVESTELPNYEIPPMDSIGTQEAIIDVTHGYVDFLSGCDSLPVAELNAWYHMLNCGFRMAMLGETDFPCMSDGRMGAGRSYVKLATRPNGNLGYTSWIAGLFKPHQYCGDGRSHILECRVNGKPLSDSDLVLESGGNINVEVLVAARLEPKLTSETKARRANESGYDIEKARIGNTQKVPLELIVNGVPAATVNIVADGVPRIVRLKANITRSSWWALRILPSLHTHPSFVQVDHKPIRASKRSAEWCRACVDKVWEVKSPFIRESEHPEAAAAFEHARKIYEKIATECEVA; this is encoded by the coding sequence ATGGCTGCCTTGCAATCAGGTCTGACGCGTCGAGGTTTTCTGGTTCTAGGAAGTGCTTTTGCCAGCGGTCGTTTTTGTAGCGCGCTTGAACCGGAAATTAGACAGATTCCGACTCAGCCCTATTTCGCCGCTGTGAATCGGGCAATTCAAGCGCTGTCGCATCTTGGTTCCCCTATAAGCTCAACGGATGCAGAGCAGATTGTGATCCTGACGCAACGCAACGATGTTGCAGCAATCAATAAAGCAGAGGAAATACTCAGCCACTATACGTTGGCTCAGCTTTCCCTTAGTGCTGATGGCGCACCGCAGATCACAGCGGGCAACGCACCAAGGCAACTTGTCGAGCAGGGATGGCGCATGTTTCTGGTTCGTATCGAAAACGAGAGGGTCCAGAAAGGCTCGCTGGTCTTCACGAGTGGAACGCGTACCATCGGCAACCTGGAGATTGTCAGTAAGGGAGCGGCACAGCGCACGGCTCTTGCTGATGTTCTGAATAAGGGGCCAATGATTGAAAAGATGTGGTTCGCCATGGAGTTGTACGAACCAACACCGGTCGTCAGCGGCGGCATTGAAGTTCAGACGATACCACTTCCGGAAATTCCAATTGAGTATCACGTTGTCCAGTTATTCAGCCGCGATCGCGGACAACGCACAACTAGTTTTTCCTTGAACGCCCTGTCTTCGTCGAATGATCGTGTGTTCCATCCTGCACGTCGTCAGTTTGATTTCGAGTGTCTTCCTTCTCACGAAGTCCAGTTACGTATTCTCGATACAAACGGTCGTAGTTGTTTCGCTTCTCTCATCATCAAGGACAAGCTCAACCGCCTTTATCCCCCCAAGGCGATGCGCCTCGCTCCAGACCTGTTTTTCCAGGAACAGATCTACCGAGCCGATGGAGAAACCGTACGTTTACCAGAAGGTGAGTACATCATCCAGTGTGGACGCGGCCCCGAATACCTACGCATTATGCAAACCGTAATCATTGACGGCCCCTCTTCAATGATTGACGTGAAGCTGGAGAGATGGATTGATCCTTCGAAATGGGGCCTCTATTCGGGCGACACACATATCCACGCTGCGGGCTGTTCTCACTATGAAAGGCCAACAGAGGGTGTGGGTCCCGAAACATTGATTCGCCACATTCGTGGCGAAGCTTTAACGATCGGAGATGCTCTTAACTGGGGTCCAAGCTGGTATTACCAAAAACAATTCTTTTCAGGTAATGCTGAAAGTCCCACTGCAATACTGGAACATCCTGAACTGCAAAAGGCATACGGCGTCACTCTGCAGCCACAGACGACACGCGAAGATACAGAAAGCATCATTCGCTACGATGTCGAGGTATCTCAGTTTCCATCAAGTCATGCTGGGCACCTGGTTCTACTGCAACTCAAAGAGCAGGACTATCCGGATGCCCCGTTGATCGAAGATTGGCCTTCGTGGAACCTGCCTATTCTTAAGTGGGTAAGATCGCAGGGTGCCTACGGCGGCTATGCGCATTGTGGACTCGGAATGGAAGTGGAATCAACGGAGCTTCCGAACTACGAAATCCCTCCCATGGACAGCATTGGCACGCAGGAAGCGATCATCGATGTAACTCATGGATATGTCGACTTTCTTTCCGGATGCGACAGTCTTCCTGTTGCCGAACTCAACGCCTGGTATCACATGCTTAACTGCGGTTTCCGCATGGCCATGCTTGGAGAAACGGATTTCCCTTGCATGAGTGACGGCCGCATGGGAGCAGGACGTAGTTACGTAAAGCTGGCAACGCGCCCCAACGGTAATCTCGGTTATACATCCTGGATCGCAGGTCTATTCAAGCCGCATCAATACTGCGGCGATGGACGCAGCCATATCCTGGAATGCAGAGTTAATGGCAAGCCTCTCTCGGATTCCGACTTGGTACTTGAATCTGGTGGAAATATCAATGTTGAGGTATTAGTAGCTGCCCGACTGGAACCAAAGCTTACGTCAGAGACCAAGGCGCGCCGAGCAAACGAATCCGGCTACGACATCGAAAAGGCTCGGATAGGCAACACACAGAAAGTACCACTCGAACTGATCGTCAACGGGGTGCCTGCTGCAACCGTCAACATTGTGGCCGACGGCGTACCGCGCATCGTTAGATTGAAGGCCAACATCACACGCAGTTCCTGGTGGGCCCTTCGCATTCTTCCTTCCCTGCACACTCATCCCTCATTCGTTCAGGTGGATCACAAGCCTATCCGGGCTTCGAAAAGGAGCGCAGAATGGTGCCGTGCATGCGTCGATAAAGTATGGGAAGTAAAGTCGCCATTTATTCGCGAAAGTGAACATCCGGAAGCCGCAGCGGCGTTTGAACATGCTCGCAAAATCTACGAAAAGATTGCCACGGAGTGCGAGGTGGCATGA
- a CDS encoding metallophosphoesterase — protein MNSLRATLLLTLAACSVSVFAQQSKTLLPELTRTIPAPYLEELESLHPDIPAEEQQSTLKKIPAQPEAGFILALKYIGQQPQAFDFLTTQLAKDEDAQHRLLILTQSLRGQVRSLQASNRPLHSPSAVHAEIAEQPAKRHQLQAILEHLVATDTNADVALEAARDLRKLNWGVNGQLLLEAAENAHQRKDSAGEAVLRKEAYDWLTYDEQVNLPTFLRTPPPVFAVAPEGKSIRVLAFGDFGNGSPAQKQLAATMITYSQQHPFDFGITVGDNFYPRGVSSPNDPHWENDWEKVYGPLGISFYPTLGNHDYLQADGPAAEVIYTHKSKTWHMPATFYTYTAGPVQFFAIDTMEMSDTALYQQQLAWLDAEIAKSKARWKIVYGHYQVYSASRGDEQNLIDRLMPVLRNRVNLFLCGHDHNLQELQSDGGVNFFVSGAAGASLYDFTQKNYTRSTFQAKQNGFNVIEADQKSLKLSIVGLDGSILKSVDIH, from the coding sequence ATGAATTCATTACGCGCTACGTTGCTTCTGACTTTAGCTGCCTGTTCTGTCTCTGTCTTTGCACAGCAAAGTAAGACCCTGCTTCCTGAACTGACCCGTACGATTCCTGCACCCTATCTCGAGGAGTTGGAATCACTACATCCCGATATCCCCGCCGAAGAACAGCAGTCAACGCTAAAGAAGATTCCCGCTCAACCGGAAGCGGGATTCATCCTTGCGCTGAAATACATTGGCCAGCAGCCGCAGGCATTTGATTTTCTGACAACGCAACTCGCGAAAGATGAGGATGCGCAACATCGCCTACTTATCCTCACACAGAGTCTCCGCGGACAGGTTCGTTCTCTGCAGGCTTCCAACCGTCCCCTTCATTCGCCCTCTGCAGTTCATGCTGAGATTGCGGAACAGCCCGCGAAGCGCCATCAGCTACAAGCCATCCTAGAGCATCTGGTCGCCACAGACACTAATGCAGACGTGGCTCTTGAAGCAGCGCGCGATCTCCGCAAGCTGAACTGGGGTGTCAATGGGCAGCTCCTTCTCGAAGCCGCCGAAAATGCTCACCAGCGAAAGGATTCCGCCGGAGAAGCTGTACTGCGCAAGGAAGCCTACGATTGGCTCACCTACGACGAGCAGGTCAATCTGCCAACATTCCTTCGCACACCACCACCTGTTTTTGCGGTGGCACCTGAAGGTAAGTCCATCCGCGTTCTGGCTTTCGGTGATTTCGGCAATGGCTCTCCTGCACAAAAGCAGCTTGCGGCAACAATGATCACCTACAGCCAGCAACACCCTTTCGATTTCGGTATCACGGTTGGCGACAATTTCTATCCACGTGGAGTCTCCAGTCCCAATGATCCTCATTGGGAAAATGACTGGGAGAAGGTCTACGGTCCGCTTGGGATATCGTTCTATCCCACCCTTGGTAACCATGATTATCTGCAGGCCGACGGACCTGCAGCCGAAGTGATCTACACGCACAAGAGCAAAACATGGCACATGCCGGCAACCTTCTATACGTACACCGCTGGACCTGTTCAATTTTTCGCAATCGACACCATGGAGATGTCGGATACGGCGCTATACCAGCAACAGTTGGCATGGCTCGATGCCGAAATCGCTAAAAGCAAGGCCCGTTGGAAGATCGTTTACGGTCATTACCAGGTATATTCGGCATCGCGTGGCGATGAGCAGAACCTGATTGACCGTCTTATGCCTGTGCTTCGCAACCGAGTCAATCTTTTCCTGTGCGGACACGATCACAATCTGCAGGAGTTGCAGTCAGACGGCGGCGTGAACTTCTTTGTAAGCGGAGCAGCTGGCGCCTCTCTTTATGACTTTACGCAGAAGAACTACACGCGCTCAACATTTCAAGCGAAGCAGAATGGCTTCAATGTGATCGAAGCGGATCAGAAGAGTCTAAAGCTATCAATCGTTGGTCTCGATGGAAGCATCCTGAAAAGCGTGGATATCCATTAG
- a CDS encoding multicopper oxidase family protein, translated as MAISWNPSRRQFLAGSAICLADRLLSPPERTPRQQLMLNLAPSSLEIANNRFVTTTSYADYQSGAVIRLQPDRLTDVRICNNTREEEFVHWHGLRVSAALDGTPEEESRSVTAGGVLTYTLPPSEPGFYFAHSHAMCEHDLTRGPYSGQFVPMVIGSLEYAEPFDREVFITSHEWEPRVFDTAGNERSLEEMHHLQIDSESEEGEDVPDDGWDIVYRAATINGKALGEGEPIRVRNNERILFRILNASATEQLRLSLPGHRFLVVALDGYRVPKPALVEVLDLGVGERLDAIVVMDTPGIWVLGSPDDQRRALGMGAVIEYADRKGKPIWSPPADTAPWNYLHFSSGTKNEAQCNQNLSYRIERRPSGSDGFERWAMVLLSSQQETLRVGERCRITLFNSSDEAHPMHLHRFPFELTSIAGQPCTGIRKDTVVVPPFQQVRFNVQPDNSGPALLHCHNQMHMDCGLKTLLSIS; from the coding sequence ATGGCTATCAGCTGGAATCCAAGCCGGCGACAGTTCCTCGCCGGTTCAGCGATTTGCCTCGCAGACCGTTTGCTCTCTCCTCCTGAGCGGACACCTCGTCAACAGTTGATGTTGAATCTCGCCCCATCTTCTCTTGAAATCGCGAACAATCGATTTGTCACTACAACCAGCTATGCAGACTATCAATCTGGCGCAGTAATTCGTTTGCAACCAGACCGTCTTACTGATGTTCGGATTTGCAATAACACAAGAGAAGAAGAGTTTGTTCACTGGCATGGCCTGCGCGTGTCTGCTGCACTGGATGGAACGCCGGAAGAGGAAAGTCGCAGCGTAACGGCCGGAGGCGTGCTTACTTACACGCTACCTCCAAGCGAACCGGGATTTTATTTCGCACATTCGCACGCTATGTGTGAGCACGATCTCACGCGCGGTCCTTATAGTGGACAGTTTGTTCCAATGGTCATTGGTTCGCTGGAATACGCTGAGCCTTTTGATCGAGAAGTCTTTATCACCAGTCATGAATGGGAACCACGCGTCTTCGATACCGCAGGCAATGAGCGGTCACTGGAAGAGATGCATCATCTACAGATCGACTCCGAATCCGAAGAAGGGGAAGATGTACCTGACGATGGATGGGACATCGTGTATCGCGCTGCCACCATCAACGGCAAAGCTCTGGGGGAAGGTGAACCCATACGTGTTCGCAACAACGAACGCATCCTCTTTCGTATTTTGAATGCCAGTGCAACAGAACAATTGCGGCTATCGCTACCAGGACATCGCTTTCTGGTAGTTGCGCTTGATGGATATCGTGTCCCCAAGCCAGCTCTTGTTGAAGTACTCGATCTGGGTGTGGGCGAACGCCTCGATGCAATCGTTGTTATGGACACTCCTGGCATATGGGTTCTGGGTTCACCGGATGACCAGCGCCGCGCACTCGGAATGGGTGCTGTCATCGAATATGCGGACCGCAAAGGAAAGCCAATCTGGAGCCCTCCTGCGGACACTGCTCCCTGGAACTACCTTCATTTTTCTTCCGGAACTAAGAATGAAGCACAGTGCAATCAGAACCTTTCGTACCGCATAGAACGGCGCCCTTCAGGCTCTGACGGATTTGAACGTTGGGCGATGGTGCTCCTGTCATCTCAACAAGAGACTCTGCGCGTGGGCGAGCGCTGCCGCATCACTCTTTTCAATAGCTCCGATGAAGCTCACCCGATGCACCTTCATCGTTTCCCGTTTGAGTTGACCAGCATTGCAGGACAACCATGTACCGGCATCCGGAAAGACACAGTAGTTGTGCCTCCCTTTCAACAAGTTCGATTTAATGTTCAGCCTGATAACAGTGGGCCCGCGCTATTGCATTGCCATAACCAGATGCACATGGATTGCGGTCTCAAGACACTTCTCTCTATCTCTTAG
- the miaB gene encoding tRNA (N6-isopentenyl adenosine(37)-C2)-methylthiotransferase MiaB, with the protein MSTPAKTFYIETFGCQMNAHDSEKVIGTLEHEGYSRVEDEEAADLILYNTCSIRDKAEQKVFHRLNEYKRMQGEGKKFAVLGCVAQQEGNKIFDKAPFVSLVSGSASYRNLPEMLVRLEAGEKRITGLDDRQTEETFDTEFTARSNPHRGYITIIEGCDKFCSYCVVPYTRGKERSRASESILTEAKRMAEAGYTDIQLLGQNVNSYHDPLGKKSFADVLAMVGELPGVRRVRFTTSHPRDFTPDIVQVIDSMPTVCDHVHLPVQSGSSTVLKAMQREYTREWYLERIAWIKSAKRDISMTTDIIVGFPGETEENFEETMSLLDVVGYDGVFAFQYSPRPNTPAVGMTETVSDEVKAARLQRLLEAQRERQRVSYERHLGQTVEVMVEGYNHQRGQITGRTTQNKTLNFTTTLPILPAIGSYLNVRVTKTYPNSLVGEAVSTA; encoded by the coding sequence ATGAGTACCCCCGCGAAGACCTTCTATATCGAAACCTTTGGCTGCCAGATGAATGCCCATGACTCGGAAAAAGTTATTGGGACGCTGGAGCATGAGGGCTATTCGCGTGTGGAGGATGAAGAGGCTGCCGATCTCATCCTGTACAACACCTGTTCCATCCGCGACAAGGCGGAGCAGAAGGTCTTCCATCGCCTGAACGAATACAAACGTATGCAGGGCGAGGGGAAGAAGTTTGCCGTTCTGGGATGCGTGGCACAGCAGGAAGGTAACAAGATTTTTGACAAGGCGCCATTTGTGTCGCTTGTCTCGGGGTCGGCATCCTATCGCAACCTGCCGGAGATGCTGGTGCGCCTCGAAGCAGGTGAGAAACGCATCACCGGACTGGATGATCGTCAGACGGAAGAGACTTTCGATACCGAATTCACCGCACGGTCTAATCCACATCGCGGCTACATCACCATCATCGAAGGTTGCGATAAGTTCTGCTCATATTGTGTAGTGCCTTACACACGTGGCAAGGAGCGGTCGCGCGCTTCGGAGAGCATTCTTACCGAGGCGAAGCGTATGGCGGAAGCTGGCTATACGGATATTCAGCTTCTGGGGCAGAACGTGAACAGCTACCACGATCCTCTGGGCAAGAAGAGTTTTGCCGATGTGCTGGCGATGGTGGGCGAGCTTCCCGGTGTTCGTCGTGTGCGTTTCACCACATCGCACCCGCGAGACTTTACGCCAGACATTGTGCAGGTAATCGACAGCATGCCTACCGTTTGTGATCACGTGCATCTGCCGGTTCAAAGTGGATCATCAACTGTATTGAAGGCCATGCAGCGTGAATACACGCGTGAGTGGTATCTGGAGCGCATTGCGTGGATTAAGTCTGCGAAGCGCGATATCAGCATGACGACGGACATTATCGTCGGTTTTCCCGGGGAGACCGAAGAAAACTTTGAGGAGACGATGAGTCTTCTCGATGTTGTTGGGTACGACGGCGTGTTCGCATTCCAGTATTCGCCCCGTCCTAATACGCCGGCTGTGGGAATGACCGAAACAGTTTCCGACGAGGTGAAGGCTGCGCGTCTGCAGCGTTTGTTGGAAGCGCAGCGCGAGCGGCAGCGTGTGAGCTACGAACGCCATCTCGGTCAAACCGTAGAAGTGATGGTGGAGGGATATAACCATCAGCGAGGCCAGATCACTGGCCGCACCACACAGAATAAAACGCTGAACTTTACGACGACGTTGCCCATTTTGCCGGCAATCGGCAGCTATCTGAATGTGCGTGTGACGAAGACGTATCCGAACAGCCTCGTGGGCGAGGCAGTGAGCACCGCATGA